TAAATCTCAAAGACTGGTCTGTGTTGAAAGCCGGTATCGAATCGCAGGGAGAAACCACAGAGACAAGCGAGGAGCTCCCAGAAAGCTATGATCAAATATTTTTTCGAATAAAGGAAACCGGCGATAGCTGATCGGAAAAATGAGTTGTCCTTGGAGTTGCCCGAACGACTCCTGCCTGCTTTGCTTCGGGAATGTTATTTCGAGTTCTCTGTTTCTTTTGCCTGATAGCTGCGTCCGTTGTTCCTCTTCAATCAGCCAGTACGCCCAACATTATTCTCATCTTTTGTGACGATCTGGGGTATGGCGATTTGGGCACCTACGGATCTCAGGTCAATCGAACGCCTCGTATTGATGGACTGGCCAGTGAAGGCATGCAGTTCTCGGAGTTTTATTCTTCCAGCCCTGTCTGTACTCCATCTCGGGCCAGCTTGTTGACCGGCAGCTATGCCCGGCGAGTGGATATGCACGAAGACTTTACCGGCCACTGGGTTTTGATTCCTCGTAGTCGCCGCGGTCTCCACCATGACGAGCTGACGATCGCTGAAGCTCTGAAAACAAAGGGTTATGCGACCGCCTGTATTGGTAAATGGCACTTGGGCGACCAGCCCGAGCATCTGCCGACGAAGCATGGATTTGATTATTACTATGGTATTCCATACTCAAACGATATGCAGCAGGCCAAGCGTGGGGATCCGCCTTTGCCACTGGTTCATGGCGACAAGGTGATCGAAGCGCCAGCCGATCAAAGCACCCTCACCAAGCGCTACACTGAAGAGACGATAAAATTTATCGAGGCCAATCAAAATCAACCGTTCTTTCTCTACCTGCCTCATACCTTTCCGCACTTGCCGTTGTTTGCATCCCCAGCTTTCAAGGATAAGAGTGCCAACGGTCGCTATGGAGATTCGGTCGAGGAGATTGACTGGTCGACTGGCGAAATACTCGACTGTCTTGATCGTCTGAGCCTGGCTGAAGATACGATTGTGATCTTCACGTCCGATAATGGGTCCAATGGTCGCAACGGAGGTTCGAATCTCCCATTAGCTGGCAGAAAAGGAACTACAATGGAAGGAGGCATGCGAGTCCCTATGATCATTCGCTGGCCCGGTAAAATTCTTGCGGGAAGTAGCTGTAGTGAGCTGGCAACTACGATGGATTTTCTTCCCACTTTCTGTGCCATCACTGGAGCAGAAGGACCTTCGCTTCCGATCGATGGGTATGACATCCAACCGCTGCTCTATAGCGCCGAGAATGCATCTACCCCTTATGAGGTGTTTTACTACTACCGTCGTCGACAACTGCAGGCTTTGCGTTCTGGGGATTGGAAATACCATCTCGAATTGGGAGAGACGCATTTGAACTGGACGACTCCGGTGCCCCTTTCTGAAGGACGATCTGCCAAGCTGGTAAACTTGGTGTCCGATTTACAGGAGACAACGGATCTTTCGGACCAGTATCCCGATGTATTGAAACAAATGCAACGCCTGGCTGCTGAAGCCGTCGAGCGGTACGGAAACGACGGAGTCGAGGGATCTGAGCAGCGTGAGTCCTATACCTTGACGTTTTCAACGCCTATGATTTTGGAGAAGTAGGGGAAGAGGTGACTATCCTTTTTTATCTCCCTGCACTTTCTTTGGCCCTCGCTTCATAGCCTTTGCCTGAACCTCCACATAGACAGAGCCTGATTGGCTTTCGGTCACACTATCAATGGCCTTGCTGATCGTTTTTATGTGCGTCGTCTCAGCGCTCTCACTATCTGTGCCCACCCGACAGTCAAAATCCCAATAGTGCATGCCTTCTGGTAGCTTTTTGTTCCTCTCCCGCTTTACGTATTTGTTCACCTCATGTTTGATCGAATCAATGACGCGAGGGGTTTTCTTGTTGGGGGCTTCCAGTGGAAAGGTCTTTTTCATGAGATGCTTATCGCTGGGTTGTGCAGCTTTGTCTAGGGCTGATCCAAATATTTTAGATTGTCACTCTCAGGAGCTGTTGTCTTTGTTCCTTCTCTTTACCTTATGAAAAACTACCTACTCTTCTCTTTACTTTCTATTCTACTGATCGGGTGTGCTG
This genomic stretch from Opitutia bacterium ISCC 52 harbors:
- a CDS encoding sulfatase, with translation MLFRVLCFFCLIAASVVPLQSASTPNIILIFCDDLGYGDLGTYGSQVNRTPRIDGLASEGMQFSEFYSSSPVCTPSRASLLTGSYARRVDMHEDFTGHWVLIPRSRRGLHHDELTIAEALKTKGYATACIGKWHLGDQPEHLPTKHGFDYYYGIPYSNDMQQAKRGDPPLPLVHGDKVIEAPADQSTLTKRYTEETIKFIEANQNQPFFLYLPHTFPHLPLFASPAFKDKSANGRYGDSVEEIDWSTGEILDCLDRLSLAEDTIVIFTSDNGSNGRNGGSNLPLAGRKGTTMEGGMRVPMIIRWPGKILAGSSCSELATTMDFLPTFCAITGAEGPSLPIDGYDIQPLLYSAENASTPYEVFYYYRRRQLQALRSGDWKYHLELGETHLNWTTPVPLSEGRSAKLVNLVSDLQETTDLSDQYPDVLKQMQRLAAEAVERYGNDGVEGSEQRESYTLTFSTPMILEK